Proteins from a single region of Candidatus Poribacteria bacterium:
- a CDS encoding DUF4159 domain-containing protein: MISMLITAFISAAAEAKFTIARIKYSGGGDWYDSRTTIPNWLKALRERVGIDTAEDQVVLSLTDRRIYRYPLIFMTGHGNIKLSDDEVRSLRGYLTHGGFLFAEDSYGMDKSFRREIKKVFPEGDLVPVPDNHLIYHCFYDLPGLPKIHEHDGDPAQGYAIFYNGRMVVFYSFSADISDGLEDPEIHHDPPEVREQAIRMAINLAIYVLTH; the protein is encoded by the coding sequence ATGATCTCGATGCTCATCACGGCGTTTATCTCCGCCGCTGCGGAGGCCAAGTTTACGATCGCCAGGATCAAATATTCAGGTGGGGGAGATTGGTATGACAGCAGAACCACGATCCCTAACTGGCTTAAAGCGTTAAGGGAAAGGGTGGGAATCGATACGGCTGAGGATCAGGTCGTCCTATCCCTCACTGACAGGCGAATATACAGATATCCTCTTATCTTCATGACCGGACACGGCAACATCAAACTGAGCGATGATGAGGTTCGGTCGTTGAGGGGGTATCTGACACATGGCGGCTTCCTCTTCGCCGAGGACTCATACGGTATGGATAAAAGCTTCAGACGGGAGATAAAGAAAGTCTTCCCCGAGGGGGATCTAGTTCCGGTGCCGGATAATCACCTGATCTATCACTGCTTCTACGACCTTCCAGGATTGCCTAAAATCCACGAGCATGACGGCGATCCGGCTCAGGGATATGCCATATTCTATAACGGTAGAATGGTCGTTTTTTATTCCTTCAGCGCGGATATCAGCGACGGGTTGGAGGATCCGGAGATACATCACGATCCCCCTGAGGTGCGTGAGCAGGCGATACGTATGGCGATCAATCTCGCGATCTACGTGCTGACACATTAA
- a CDS encoding ABC transporter ATP-binding protein, producing the protein MIYIESVSKRIKGKRIFEGITLRVEPGQIAGVTGPNGSGKSLLLELAAGITRPDSGAVRVFGIDPFKRWNESLKIIGYLAQDDLSRRMRRIKAIEYLRYLGSIHGLRGKKLRDRIEAMEKLFELEEMTDCPIERLSAGERIRLRLACEIVHDPKAVILDEPLIPLDARWRKIVTDLLKELKNMGKAILIASAYGEELKAICDVHISLVPNNS; encoded by the coding sequence ATGATATATATCGAGTCGGTCTCTAAAAGGATAAAAGGGAAAAGGATATTCGAGGGTATAACGTTACGGGTTGAACCCGGGCAGATAGCAGGGGTAACAGGGCCGAACGGATCGGGCAAATCTCTCTTGCTCGAACTTGCCGCAGGTATAACCCGTCCGGATTCCGGCGCCGTGAGGGTCTTCGGGATCGATCCCTTTAAAAGATGGAACGAGTCGCTGAAGATCATCGGCTACCTCGCCCAGGATGATCTATCCCGCCGGATGAGAAGGATAAAGGCCATAGAATATCTGAGGTATTTGGGCTCTATCCACGGGCTTAGAGGGAAAAAGCTGAGGGACAGGATCGAAGCGATGGAGAAGCTCTTTGAACTGGAGGAGATGACCGATTGTCCAATCGAGAGGCTCTCCGCAGGTGAGAGAATAAGGCTCAGACTGGCCTGTGAGATCGTCCACGATCCCAAGGCGGTGATCCTGGATGAACCCCTCATACCGCTCGACGCGAGATGGAGGAAAATCGTTACCGATCTTCTGAAGGAACTGAAAAACATGGGTAAGGCGATACTGATAGCATCAGCTTATGGTGAGGAGCTAAAAGCCATATGTGACGTTCATATTTCCCTTGTGCCGAATAATTCATAG